Proteins from one Parvibaculum lavamentivorans DS-1 genomic window:
- a CDS encoding hydrolase encodes MTFRNGLDSLLRPEDSVLVLIDHQPYQLANLNSHDPHMVVNNSAGLAKAAKVFGVPTILTSVVADRGGHIFPQITQVFPDQEVIDRTFINTWEDPNVVDVVKATGRKQLIIAGLWTEVCVAMPAIQAAGEGWDVTVVTDASGAVSVEAHEIAIQRMIAAGVNMITWMALAAEWQRDWARAETAFALNDVVIQHGAGSGIAFLWEQQLLNTPLSRAAD; translated from the coding sequence ATGACTTTTCGCAACGGTCTGGATTCGCTTCTTCGTCCCGAAGACTCGGTCCTCGTGCTGATCGACCATCAGCCCTATCAGCTCGCAAACCTGAACAGCCATGATCCGCATATGGTGGTCAACAATTCTGCAGGGCTGGCGAAGGCCGCAAAGGTCTTTGGCGTTCCCACCATCCTGACGAGCGTGGTCGCGGATCGCGGCGGTCATATCTTTCCGCAGATCACCCAAGTGTTCCCCGATCAGGAAGTGATCGACCGCACCTTCATCAACACCTGGGAAGATCCGAACGTGGTGGATGTGGTCAAGGCGACCGGTCGCAAGCAGCTGATCATCGCAGGTCTTTGGACCGAAGTCTGTGTCGCCATGCCGGCGATACAGGCTGCCGGCGAAGGCTGGGATGTGACAGTGGTCACGGATGCATCGGGCGCCGTTTCGGTGGAGGCACACGAGATCGCCATCCAGCGCATGATCGCAGCCGGGGTCAACATGATTACGTGGATGGCGCTGGCCGCGGAATGGCAGCGCGACTGGGCACGGGCCGAAACCGCCTTCGCGCTGAATGATGTTGTCATTCAGCATGGCGCGGGTAGCGGCATTGCCTTCCTCTGGGAGCAGCAGCTTCTCAACACGCCGCTTTCACGCGCCGCAGACTGA
- a CDS encoding MbcA/ParS/Xre antitoxin family protein — MANQKKRPVREGDGLQRLDVSRFAPANRRRLSAPALRTFLTIADLWGLTEEQRLLVLGLPARSTYHNWCKRVREHEAITLDVDVLLRISAVLGIHQALGILFPDERSGVEWLTTSHGALPFGGRPPLDLLTSGSQDGLLSVRRFLDGARGGLYMPPGSIDEAFEPYTDDELGFQ, encoded by the coding sequence ATGGCTAATCAGAAGAAGCGGCCCGTTAGGGAAGGAGATGGCCTTCAGCGACTCGACGTGTCCCGGTTCGCACCGGCCAACCGCCGCCGTCTCAGCGCGCCCGCTCTGCGGACCTTCCTGACTATCGCGGACCTCTGGGGCCTGACAGAAGAACAGCGCCTTCTGGTCCTGGGCCTTCCGGCCCGATCCACCTATCACAACTGGTGCAAGCGGGTGCGCGAGCACGAGGCCATCACGCTCGATGTGGATGTGCTGTTGCGGATTTCGGCGGTTCTGGGCATCCACCAGGCGCTCGGCATTCTTTTTCCCGATGAGCGTTCCGGCGTCGAGTGGCTGACGACGTCGCATGGCGCCCTTCCGTTCGGCGGCAGACCACCGCTCGATCTCCTCACAAGCGGCTCTCAGGATGGATTGCTGAGCGTGCGCCGTTTTCTCGACGGTGCCCGCGGCGGGCTCTACATGCCGCCGGGCAGTATCGACGAAGCGTTCGAGCCCTATACCGACGATGAGCTCGGTTTCCAGTGA
- the trpS gene encoding tryptophan--tRNA ligase has translation MTRPVILTGDRTTGPLHIGHFAGSLRNRLRFQESHEQFLLLADTQALTDNAHDPGKVRRNVTEVALDYLATGIDPEKTTICLQSGLPALAELSMLYLNFVTVSRLERNPTIKDEIRARGFGRDIPAGFLCYPAAQAADITAFKATVVPVGEDQAPLIEQTNEIVRRINATAGKTILLEAQAIIPKTGRLPGIDGKAKMSKSAGNAISLSAPPEVISTAVRAMFTDPNHLRIEDPGQVEGNVVFAFLDAFDEDLITLEELKAQYRQGGLGDGKIKRRLDEILQALIGPIRTHREELAKDLPYVLDVIRSGTERARSRTETTKREVVEGLGLFVL, from the coding sequence ATGACCAGACCTGTAATTCTGACCGGCGACCGCACCACCGGTCCCCTGCACATAGGCCACTTCGCGGGATCGTTGCGCAATCGGCTTCGGTTTCAGGAGAGCCACGAGCAGTTTCTGCTCCTGGCCGACACGCAGGCCCTCACCGACAATGCCCATGATCCAGGCAAGGTGCGTCGCAACGTAACCGAAGTCGCTCTGGACTATCTTGCAACAGGGATCGATCCCGAGAAGACGACGATCTGTCTGCAATCGGGCCTCCCGGCCCTGGCCGAGCTCTCGATGCTCTATCTGAACTTCGTGACAGTCTCCCGCCTAGAACGCAATCCGACGATCAAGGACGAAATCAGGGCACGTGGCTTTGGGCGCGACATTCCGGCAGGCTTCCTTTGTTATCCTGCGGCGCAAGCAGCGGATATCACAGCCTTCAAGGCAACGGTGGTGCCGGTGGGCGAGGACCAGGCTCCGTTGATTGAACAGACCAACGAAATAGTGCGCCGCATCAATGCTACGGCGGGCAAGACGATCCTGCTGGAAGCACAGGCAATCATTCCGAAAACCGGGCGGCTGCCGGGGATCGACGGCAAAGCCAAAATGTCCAAATCGGCGGGCAACGCCATCTCACTCTCTGCTCCGCCCGAGGTCATCTCGACAGCGGTAAGGGCGATGTTTACCGATCCCAACCATCTGAGGATAGAAGATCCGGGACAGGTGGAGGGTAACGTCGTCTTTGCCTTCCTCGACGCTTTCGACGAGGACCTCATCACTCTCGAGGAGCTGAAGGCTCAGTATCGGCAAGGCGGATTGGGAGACGGCAAGATCAAACGGCGTCTCGACGAAATTCTGCAGGCGCTCATCGGGCCAATCCGGACACACCGCGAAGAGTTGGCCAAAGACCTGCCGTACGTGCTCGACGTGATACGCAGCGGGACCGAAAGGGCCCGGAGCCGTACCGAGACCACAAAGCGCGAAGTGGTTGAGGGCCTCGGTCTGTTTGTGTTGTAG
- a CDS encoding pirin family protein translates to MSWNPALAPGCPDQVAVDAIETLIIPRARDLGGFEVRRALPAPKRQMVGPFIFFDQAGPAELLAGQGIDVRPHPHIGLGTVTYLYRGDFHHRDSTGADQIIRPGELNWMVAGRGVTHSERTSEAARKGPNGLFGIQTWLALPDRFEDVAPMFEHHGKETLPVIEDHGVSIRLILGTAYGETGPAKMFSETFYADVLLDAGSRLPMPDDHEDRGIYIVEGLISIAGQEFDAGQMMVFRPGDRITVAASGRGARLMILGGATLEGPRYVWWNFVASSQERLEEAKAEWRAADWGKGRFDLPIDDRDEHIPLPD, encoded by the coding sequence ATGAGCTGGAACCCCGCCCTCGCCCCTGGCTGCCCCGATCAGGTGGCCGTCGACGCAATCGAAACGCTCATCATTCCGCGCGCTCGCGACCTCGGCGGTTTCGAGGTTCGCCGCGCCCTGCCCGCGCCGAAGCGGCAGATGGTGGGCCCCTTCATCTTCTTCGACCAGGCCGGCCCGGCCGAGCTTCTTGCCGGACAAGGCATTGACGTGCGGCCGCACCCGCATATCGGTCTCGGCACCGTCACTTATCTCTATCGCGGCGACTTCCATCACCGCGACAGCACCGGCGCCGACCAGATCATCCGCCCAGGCGAGTTGAACTGGATGGTCGCCGGGCGCGGCGTCACCCATTCCGAGCGCACATCGGAAGCTGCCCGCAAAGGCCCGAACGGTCTCTTCGGCATTCAGACCTGGCTGGCGCTGCCGGACCGGTTTGAGGATGTGGCACCGATGTTCGAGCATCATGGCAAGGAGACGTTGCCGGTAATCGAGGATCATGGTGTTTCAATCCGTCTCATCCTCGGCACGGCCTATGGTGAAACCGGCCCCGCAAAGATGTTCTCCGAAACATTCTACGCCGACGTGCTGCTCGACGCCGGAAGCCGGCTGCCGATGCCGGACGACCATGAAGACCGGGGCATCTATATCGTCGAGGGATTAATCTCGATTGCCGGACAGGAATTCGACGCGGGCCAGATGATGGTCTTCCGTCCCGGCGACCGGATCACGGTCGCAGCCAGCGGCAGAGGCGCGCGGTTGATGATCCTCGGCGGCGCAACGCTCGAAGGCCCGCGCTATGTCTGGTGGAACTTCGTCGCCTCCTCACAGGAGCGCCTCGAAGAAGCGAAAGCCGAATGGCGCGCCGCAGACTGGGGCAAGGGACGCTTCGATCTCCCGATCGATGACCGGGATGAGCACATCCCGTTGCCGGATTGA
- a CDS encoding zeta toxin family protein, whose product MIVLAGPNGAGKSTLYATRVAPGFAGPFINADIIQRNELRDPSPEASYEAARIASSRRAEFVIQRRDFVTETVFSHPSKLELIGEARANGFTVIVMHVGVETAELSVARVEARVEEGGHIVPVDKIHARYNRSAPLIRDAVLQADRGMVFDNSRLNLPPRHCLTFANGRLVFALPRLPTWVRSTYDSDLIV is encoded by the coding sequence ATGATTGTCCTTGCCGGGCCGAACGGCGCCGGCAAGTCTACGCTCTATGCGACCCGCGTCGCTCCCGGCTTCGCGGGTCCGTTCATCAATGCCGACATCATCCAGCGCAACGAACTACGCGATCCTTCGCCAGAGGCGTCCTATGAAGCAGCGCGCATCGCCTCCTCGCGCCGTGCGGAGTTTGTCATCCAGCGGCGGGATTTCGTCACCGAAACCGTCTTCTCGCACCCCTCCAAGCTTGAACTGATCGGCGAAGCCCGCGCCAACGGATTTACCGTCATCGTGATGCATGTTGGGGTCGAGACGGCCGAACTCTCCGTGGCCCGTGTCGAAGCGAGAGTCGAAGAAGGCGGGCATATCGTGCCGGTGGACAAGATCCACGCGCGGTATAACCGCAGCGCGCCGCTCATCCGTGATGCTGTTCTCCAGGCCGACCGCGGGATGGTATTTGACAATTCCCGCCTCAACCTGCCGCCGCGCCACTGCCTGACATTCGCGAACGGGCGATTGGTGTTCGCCTTGCCACGCTTGCCGACGTGGGTCAGATCAACTTACGACTCAGACCTCATAGTCTAG
- a CDS encoding ParD-like family protein, whose translation MAQSIKLADDIMKIVRRESELQSRSVSGQVAHWVRIGRAIEKSGNFDYARITAALSGEIGTVDLTCEEKDVWLDSFVEKMGQPGSDEEAWFARRRQLGLGVGLDTNGNFVREKTAGET comes from the coding sequence ATGGCCCAATCCATCAAGCTTGCCGACGACATCATGAAGATCGTGCGGCGCGAATCCGAACTGCAGAGCCGATCGGTCTCGGGACAGGTTGCACATTGGGTGCGTATAGGTCGCGCGATCGAGAAGTCGGGTAATTTCGATTACGCCCGGATAACGGCAGCCCTTTCGGGGGAAATCGGGACTGTGGATCTCACCTGCGAGGAAAAGGACGTCTGGCTCGACAGCTTCGTCGAGAAAATGGGGCAGCCCGGATCCGATGAGGAGGCCTGGTTTGCCCGGCGACGGCAGCTTGGCCTCGGTGTCGGTCTGGATACCAACGGCAACTTCGTGCGCGAGAAGACCGCAGGCGAGACTTGA
- a CDS encoding LysR family transcriptional regulator, translated as MDIEDLQTFVAVADAGGISAAARRLSVSKSIVSRRLFRIEAELGVQLLARTTRGAALTEAGLTFRDHAARATAEIDTARDTLLPAGALSGRLRVAIPLSLGPTHFAPVLAEMALRNPQLHIHTSYSDRFVDLIAEGFDCAIRVGYLQDSNLVAKRVGPISGKLVASPDYIKAHGAPEKLEQIADHQALMQGMETWQFMDGDKIVTVQPQGRFKADNATVLAAAAAAGLGIAWLPDCVTHDYVASGALVPVMMRHPVPSAGTYVVRPPGQHPARKVRVLTEMLIDYFASNPDIWGRED; from the coding sequence TTGGATATCGAAGATCTGCAGACATTCGTTGCGGTTGCCGATGCGGGGGGCATATCGGCCGCAGCGCGCCGCCTCAGCGTCTCCAAGTCGATCGTGAGCCGGCGGCTTTTTCGGATCGAGGCGGAACTTGGCGTCCAGCTTCTCGCGCGCACGACCCGCGGCGCCGCACTCACCGAGGCTGGGCTCACATTCAGGGACCATGCGGCCCGAGCCACCGCCGAGATTGACACTGCGCGGGATACGCTCCTTCCCGCCGGTGCCCTGTCCGGCCGGCTGAGAGTCGCCATACCGCTGTCTCTCGGGCCCACACACTTCGCCCCCGTGCTGGCGGAAATGGCGCTTCGTAACCCGCAGCTCCATATTCATACCTCCTACAGCGATCGCTTCGTCGACCTGATCGCCGAAGGCTTCGACTGCGCGATCCGCGTCGGTTATCTCCAGGATTCCAATCTTGTCGCGAAGCGCGTCGGACCGATCTCTGGAAAGCTCGTTGCAAGCCCCGATTACATCAAGGCGCATGGCGCACCCGAGAAGCTGGAACAGATCGCCGATCATCAGGCGCTCATGCAGGGCATGGAGACCTGGCAGTTCATGGATGGCGACAAGATCGTCACGGTTCAGCCGCAAGGGAGGTTCAAGGCCGACAATGCAACGGTACTTGCCGCCGCCGCAGCCGCAGGACTGGGCATCGCCTGGCTCCCGGATTGCGTCACACACGACTATGTGGCGTCCGGTGCGCTCGTTCCGGTGATGATGCGGCATCCCGTGCCTTCGGCAGGCACATATGTCGTCAGGCCGCCGGGGCAGCACCCCGCACGGAAAGTCCGGGTGCTTACCGAAATGCTGATCGACTACTTCGCAAGCAACCCGGACATCTGGGGCCGGGAAGACTGA
- a CDS encoding DUF6634 family protein, with the protein MVIVVAREGVLQTRYLNEEIERLKALCLDLEWLRAGVLPSIEDLEDAPLLDNYEITLRDVPALKGRVVAHPVIGTATALTSELRVMAPDLGWARTMSRFYRLGSPRDTITRMFS; encoded by the coding sequence ATGGTTATCGTGGTTGCACGTGAAGGTGTTCTGCAAACCCGCTATCTGAACGAAGAGATCGAGCGGCTGAAAGCGCTCTGCCTCGACCTCGAATGGCTCCGAGCCGGTGTGTTGCCGTCGATCGAGGACCTCGAAGACGCACCTCTTCTCGACAATTACGAAATCACCTTGCGGGACGTACCCGCTCTCAAGGGAAGGGTCGTTGCGCACCCGGTTATCGGCACGGCGACTGCTCTCACATCTGAGCTGCGCGTGATGGCTCCTGATCTAGGCTGGGCGCGCACAATGTCTCGCTTCTACAGGCTTGGCTCTCCCCGCGATACGATCACGAGGATGTTCTCCTGA
- a CDS encoding RES family NAD+ phosphorylase: MTDAYAAAPQPSHRLIPSRFPPVGLFDTVATAADLEAVMELAGWTNDRLVAERIDRLPKDEWVYGVPNASVVMAAFLHAAPGGMRFNGPDLGAWYAAGDIRTAAAEVGHHLRREAVARGVPGMTRIYRAYTATLQGEYLDIRGQQSVRPDLYASDSYAEAQKFGEAVRASGGAGILYDSPRRRTGVNVVAHRPRNIAGIAQTDHFEITVSSTGRNIEIRKLKA; the protein is encoded by the coding sequence GTGACGGATGCGTACGCTGCCGCGCCGCAGCCCTCGCATCGGCTGATCCCTTCGCGATTTCCGCCCGTCGGACTGTTCGACACGGTTGCGACGGCGGCCGACCTCGAAGCCGTGATGGAACTTGCCGGCTGGACCAATGACCGGCTTGTCGCCGAACGCATCGATCGTCTACCCAAGGACGAATGGGTCTATGGCGTGCCGAATGCGAGTGTGGTCATGGCCGCCTTTCTTCATGCCGCCCCCGGCGGCATGCGGTTCAACGGCCCGGATCTCGGCGCATGGTATGCCGCCGGTGATATCCGCACCGCGGCCGCGGAAGTCGGGCATCATCTGCGCCGCGAAGCGGTTGCCCGCGGCGTGCCGGGAATGACCCGGATTTACCGCGCCTACACGGCAACGCTTCAAGGCGAGTATCTCGACATCAGGGGGCAACAATCAGTCCGCCCTGATCTCTACGCAAGCGATAGCTATGCCGAGGCACAGAAATTCGGCGAGGCGGTTCGCGCGTCCGGCGGCGCAGGCATTCTTTACGACAGCCCGCGACGGCGCACAGGCGTCAATGTCGTCGCGCATCGGCCGCGCAACATTGCCGGTATTGCGCAGACGGATCATTTTGAAATCACCGTGTCCTCAACCGGACGAAATATCGAAATCCGTAAATTGAAGGCCTGA